A window of the Isosphaera pallida ATCC 43644 genome harbors these coding sequences:
- a CDS encoding metallophosphoesterase family protein: MPNETRIVWTTDIHLNFVDAETLLGFCQSLRDAQAAAVVISGDISEGNRVTRDLAELSRLIERPILFVLGNHDFYRAGLDQVRREVGYFTRDHRGLRWLTDFGPVGLGPDVAVIGHDGWADGRLGDYNRSKLMLNDYLLIQEFSDLYINRGIDAEDQVKRDRLELLHRLGDQAAAALETKLHDALDHFRRIVLVTHVPPYRQACWHRGRIAEEEWLPHFGCRAVGDMIDRVMADHPDHRLTVLCGHVHSEGEYRPRPNVRVLTGGATYGAPRINGLFDLSGF, encoded by the coding sequence TTGCCCAACGAGACCCGCATCGTCTGGACCACCGACATCCACTTGAACTTCGTGGACGCCGAGACCCTGTTGGGGTTCTGTCAGTCGCTGCGCGACGCCCAGGCCGCCGCGGTGGTGATCTCGGGCGATATCTCCGAAGGCAACCGCGTCACCCGCGACCTCGCCGAATTGTCCCGGCTGATCGAGCGCCCCATCCTGTTCGTGCTGGGTAACCACGACTTCTATCGCGCCGGTCTGGACCAGGTCCGCCGCGAAGTAGGATACTTCACCCGCGACCATCGTGGGCTGCGCTGGTTGACCGACTTCGGCCCGGTCGGCCTGGGACCTGACGTGGCGGTCATTGGCCACGACGGTTGGGCCGACGGCCGATTGGGCGATTACAACCGATCCAAGTTGATGCTTAATGATTATCTTCTGATACAAGAGTTCTCCGACTTGTACATCAACCGTGGCATCGACGCTGAGGATCAGGTCAAGCGGGATCGTTTGGAGTTGCTGCATCGTCTGGGCGATCAGGCGGCCGCGGCGTTGGAGACCAAGCTGCACGACGCTTTGGATCATTTCCGTCGGATCGTGCTGGTCACCCATGTTCCTCCCTACCGTCAAGCGTGTTGGCATCGGGGCCGGATCGCCGAGGAGGAATGGCTGCCCCATTTCGGTTGCCGCGCCGTGGGCGACATGATCGACCGGGTCATGGCCGATCATCCTGACCATCGTTTGACCGTGTTGTGCGGTCATGTGCATTCGGAAGGGGAATACCGTCCTCGGCCTAACGTCCGTGTTCTCACCGGCGGGGCGACCTATGGAGCGCCTCGGATCAACGGCCTCTTCGACCTCAGCGGATTCTAA
- a CDS encoding NYN domain-containing protein: MTKPEHDRNLAVFVDLENLAMGFQNQKKARFEIHKVLERLVEKGKLIVKKAYADWNRYQAYTAPFHEAAIELIEIPRRSQTGKNSADIRLVVDAMDLAWSKPHVDTFVIVSGDSDFSPLVSKLKENGKHVIGLGMKGSTSELLRDNCDEFIYYEDLERQEQDEQLVTELFADLPERKREAFILLIEACAALRRENHEVLYASMIKDTMKRKKPSFDESYYGYRSFTHLLEDADDNSVVDIERNPRSGTYMVTRFGPLEEGQGKSTRLTRTRAVADATADAASISPHRRGGRSPR; the protein is encoded by the coding sequence ATGACCAAGCCCGAACACGACCGCAACCTCGCTGTCTTCGTCGATCTGGAAAACCTCGCTATGGGGTTCCAAAACCAGAAGAAGGCCCGCTTCGAAATCCACAAGGTGTTGGAACGTCTGGTCGAGAAGGGCAAGCTGATCGTCAAGAAAGCCTACGCCGACTGGAACCGCTACCAAGCCTACACCGCCCCATTTCACGAGGCGGCCATCGAACTCATCGAAATCCCCCGACGCAGCCAGACCGGCAAGAACTCCGCCGACATCCGCCTGGTCGTCGACGCGATGGACCTCGCCTGGTCCAAGCCCCATGTCGACACCTTCGTTATTGTCTCGGGAGACTCCGACTTCTCCCCCCTGGTTTCCAAACTCAAAGAAAACGGCAAGCACGTCATTGGCCTGGGCATGAAAGGCTCCACCTCCGAACTGCTCCGCGACAATTGCGACGAATTTATCTATTACGAAGACCTCGAACGTCAAGAACAGGATGAACAACTCGTCACCGAACTGTTCGCCGATTTGCCCGAACGCAAACGCGAGGCGTTCATTCTCCTTATCGAGGCTTGTGCGGCGCTGCGGCGCGAAAATCACGAAGTGCTGTACGCCTCGATGATCAAGGACACCATGAAACGCAAGAAGCCGTCGTTCGACGAATCGTATTACGGTTATCGGAGCTTCACCCACTTGCTGGAGGACGCCGACGACAATTCGGTGGTGGACATCGAGCGTAACCCCCGCAGCGGCACCTACATGGTGACCCGGTTCGGCCCGTTGGAGGAGGGTCAGGGAAAATCCACCCGATTGACCCGAACACGCGCCGTGGCGGACGCAACCGCCGACGCGGCCTCCATTTCCCCACATCGCCGCGGGGGAC